Proteins from a single region of Paramormyrops kingsleyae isolate MSU_618 chromosome 9, PKINGS_0.4, whole genome shotgun sequence:
- the LOC111835377 gene encoding tumor necrosis factor receptor superfamily member 5: MSTIQLRCRPDEYPSTHNGGRCCKLCKEGQFMVAECDQNTTTKCQQCGHGHYMDELNYLGKCQPCKDCPSISFLERESECKIDTDTQCKCKEGYYCLEKEKECDHCRLAKKCPAGEGVEMKHTSKSDTVCVPCASGEYSNVTDLYAPCLKHTDCKSLGLELVTHGTNTADAKCTPNPNTECLWMVPVSLWVGFVATVLVVIIVYVYWRRSRQCRAQITGSQSTENPGHLSLILHENDLHYPTLCLDDKFHNHPPPCEVQISDFTGPSEIECDGVTMTVLTSAENFSKPATAGDARGNLNHMSLCHSEPQEDEWAET; the protein is encoded by the exons ATGAGCACCATACAGTTGCGTTGTCGTCCAGATGAATACCCGTCCACACATAACGGGGGCAGGTGCTGCAAGCTTTGCAAGGAAG GACAGTTCATGGTGGCCGAATGTGACCAGAACACTACAACCAAGTGTCAGCAATGTGGGCATGGTCACTACATGGACGAGCTGAACTATTTGGGAAAATGTCAACCCTGTAAAGACTGCCCTTCCA TCAGCTTTCTGGAAAGGGAATCCGAGTGCAAGattgacacagacacacagtgcaAGTGCAAGGAGGGCTACTACTGcctggagaaggagaaggagtgTGATCATTGTCGCCTTGCCAAGAAGTGCCCCGCCGGAGAGGGGGTCGAGATGAAAC ATACCTCAAAATCTGACACAGTGTGTGTGCCGTGTGCCAGTGGAGAGTACAGCAATGTGACAGACCTATATGCACCTTGCCTGAAACATACCGA CTGTAAAAGTCTCGGCTTGGAATTAGTAACTCATGGAACGAATACTGCGGATGCCAAATGTACTCCCAATCCCAACACAG AGTGTCTGTGGATGGTACCTGTCAGTCTCTGGGTGGGCTTTGTGGCCACGGTACTAGTGGTGATCATCGTGTATGTGTACTGGAGAAGGAGCCGGCAGTGCCGCGCACAGATCACAG GGTCCCAGTCCACAGAGAACCCGGGTCACTTATCACTGATTCTGCACGAAAACGATCTGCATTACCCAACATTATGCTTGGATGACAAATTCcacaatcacccccctccctgtGAAG TTCAGATTAGTGACTTCACGGGCCCCTCTGAAATTGAGTGTGACGGGGTGACCATGACAGTACTGACGTCGGCTGAAAACTTCAGCAAACCGGCTACAGCTGGAGATGCCAGAGGGAACCTCAATCATATGTCGCTGTGTCACTCGGAGCCTCAGGAAGACGAATGGGCTGAAACATGA